The following coding sequences lie in one Metopolophium dirhodum isolate CAU chromosome 5, ASM1992520v1, whole genome shotgun sequence genomic window:
- the LOC132945853 gene encoding protein D3-like, which produces MTWCCSLYLVQICITIGVSAHKCNVDQAMKNQQVVPDVIPVAPKEIVQVNYMSGVKALLGNELTPTKVKDQPSVSWNADPNSFYTLCLTEPDAPSRTKPTQREWHHWLVGNIPGGNVSLGETLSGYIGSGPPPNIGLNRYVFLVYQQPSKLSFDEPRLSNRSVENRNKFSINKFALKYNLGTPVAGNFYLAQYDDYVPILYQLLGIN; this is translated from the exons ATGACGTGGTGCTGTAGCTTGTATTTa GTACAGATATGCATTACGATCGGCGTATCTGCACACAAATGCAATGTCGATCAAGCTATGAAAAACCAACAAGTGGTACCTGATGTCATTCCCGTTGCTCCAAAAGAAATTGTAcaa gtaaattatatgaGTGGTGTGAAAGCTTTACTTGGAAATGAACTTACACCCACTAAGGTGAAAGACCAGCCGTCAGTTAGTTGGAATGCTGATCCTAATTCATTTTATACGCTATGTTTGACCG AGCCTGATGCTCCGAGCCGTACTAAGCCTACACAAAGGGAATGGCATCATTGGTTGGTAGGAAACATACCCGGTGGAAATGTGAGCCTGGGAGAAACGCTTTCCGGATACATAGGTTCTGGACCTCCACCAAACAtcg GGCTAAATCGTTATGTGTTTTTAGTATACCAACAACCGTCAAAACTGTCATTTGATGAACCGCGTTTAAGCAATAG ATCTGTCGAAAATCGTAACAAATTTTCAATCAATAAATTTGCATTGAAGTACAATCTAGGAACACCTGTGGCTGGTAATTTTTATCTAGCCCAATACGATGATTATGTTCCAATATTATACCAACTATtaggaataaattaa
- the LOC132945851 gene encoding aminomethyltransferase, mitochondrial, which translates to MSLFKLNCKLTFFKLRSPARSYGSDVRKTRLHEFHVRHGGKMVPFAGYMMPVKYADSIASSHLHTRRQCSLFDVSHMLQTKIHGKHREQFMERICVTDVQNLGTGKSVLSLFIDDRTGGILDDLIITKTDGDFLYMVTNAGCKELDMRMLTEQLSVFKSSGHDASLEFLDSDAQSLLALQGPRSAAVLQSFVDGSTDLSALYFMDSTTATVCGVPDCRVTRCGYTGEDGFEISMPSDRVEAIAESFVAQDDVKLAGLGARDTLRLEAGMCLHGADISTETTPVEAALMWTISRKRRDECRFPGATVILKQLSDGVQRKRVGLIQKAHGAPVRGGAVLFNVVDGAKIGSVTSGCPSPTLSQNIAMGYVDSKFSKNGTEIQAEVRGQKIPMVVTKMPFVKPNYYSKPK; encoded by the exons atgTCTCTGTTCAAACTGAACTGCAAACTGACGTTTTTCAAACTACGATCACCTG CACGATCGTACGGAAGCGATGTAAGAAAAACGAGATTGCACGAGTTTCACGTCCGACACGGAGGTAAAATGGTGCCGTTCGCTGGCTACATGATGCCGGTCAAATACGCTGATAGCATAGCGTCCTCGCACCTGCACACTCGCCGGCAGTGTTCTCTGTTCGACGTGTCGCACATGTTGCAGACGAAAATTCACGGCAAACACAGAGAGCAGTTCATGGAACGGATTTGCGTTACGGACGTACAGA ATCTGGGAACGGGAAAAAGCGTGCTAAGCTTGTTCATCGATGATCGGACGGGTGGCATACTAGACGATTTGATCATAACGAAAACCGATGGAGATTTTTTGTACATGGTGACTAACGCCGGTTGCAAGGAACTGGACATGCGAATGTTAACCGAGCAATTG TCCGTTTTCAAATCAAGTGGTCACGACGCAAGCTTGGAGTTTTTGGATAGTGACGCACAGTCGCTGCTGGCCCTGCAAGGACCCCGTTCTGCGGCCGTATTGCAATCGTTCGTCGACGGGTCCACCGACCTGTCGGCGCTATACTTCATGGACTCGACCACGGCCACGGTCTGTGGTGTTCCGGATTGCCGTGTCACCCGGTGTGGTTACACGGGCGAAGACGGTTTCGAAATATCCATGCCCTCCGATCGGGTCGAGGCGATCGCTGAGTCGTTCGTCGCACAGGACGACGTGAAATTGGCCGGACTGGGTGCCAGGGACACTCTGAG GTTGGAAGCTGGTATGTGTTTGCACGGAGCGGATATAAGCACCGAAACGACGCCGGTTGAAGCTGCGTTGATGTGGAccataa GCCGTAAGAGAAGGGACGAATGTCGATTTCCCGGCGCTACTGTGATTCTGAAACAACTCAGCGACGGTGTGCAACGTAAGAGGGTCGGCCTCATTCAAAAAGCGCATGGGGCTCCGGTCAGGGGTGGAGCAGTCTTATTTAACGTAGTGGATGGTGCAAAAATCGGTTCAGTGACTAGCGGATGTCCGTCCCCGACGTTATCCCAGAACATAGCCATGGGCTACGTGGACAGTAAATTTTCCAAAAACGGAACGGAAATACAAGCGGAGGTCAGAGGACAGAAGATACCAATGGTCGTCACAAAAATGCCATTTGTGAAACCAAATTATTATTCCAAAcccaaataa
- the LOC132945850 gene encoding putative leucine-rich repeat-containing protein DDB_G0290503 produces the protein MSTLEDNVNPLEENTNPEEISDAIESDLPLEKLLKLSKTFKTGVDTNLNKFKEEKMSMINEMSSMNCTVIPNEKHVETNSFTEKLSVNKQNNEDSENLLLGRNCNTLSVLEEELENVLEPFDAQSNRNEIKQDLQINKAEGNDCMYTPSIQNKISELHQMLNFDQTNNEKTNYLKKILEVENKCQYWIDKYNELHEKYLRLEAKRLRIEKENCGYQMEISRIKMIENENSSLKQAIDKSNRVRKELEVALESCHEVVYKYQTDVEVARYKVNEALEMMEKTYSEKDKLVMDLKKSNEKIVKLENELTNLIQEAGTKVNLEVEKVKTLYKDKLREANVEIEFLRTEKQIMFNKTQQISKEYEAINKKYTSINQKCVNEPEVYAKKVAMLAQQIKEYEVTFNNLIADVEVLKKTNRQLQESYARKKTKYVMEIAFLKDTTKSLENHLNIAIHEISENNGIILELSDRIKTLELEISKLQRPEENVDQKEIQINELTRHVEAQKQMVEMWRIEMHNMIEGFKHKINELKHHCSKLYKKNGKLKRIIDNSKHKYSISKKKRMNKTRKNKRSNIPSMSTSTST, from the exons ATGTCTACACTAGAAGACAATGTAAACCCGTTGGAAGAAAATACAAATCCAGAAGAAATATCGGACGCGATCGAAAG tGACTTGCCCTtagaaaaactattaaaattatcaaaaacgtTCAAAACTGGCGTTGATaccaatttgaataaatttaag GAAGAAAAAATGTCTATGATCAACGAAATGTCAAGTATGAATTGTACAGTAATACCCAATGAGAAACATGTTGAAACAAATAGTTTTACTGAAAAACTATcagtaaataaacaaaataat GAGGATTCAGAAAATTTGTTGCTAGGAAGAAATTGTAACACACTTAGTGTTTTAGAAGAAgaattagaaaatgtattagAGCCCTTTGATGCCCAAAGCAATAGAAACGAAATCAAACAAGATCTGCAGATTAACAAG gcTGAAGGAAACGATTGTATGTACACGCcatctatacaaaataaaatcagtgAGCTGCATCAAATGTTAAACTTTGACCAAACTAACAATGAAAAGACGAATTATTTAAAGAAGATCCTTGAAGTAGAAAACAAATGTCAGTATTGGATAGACAAATATAATGAATTACACGAGAAATACTTGCGACTAGAAGCCAAACGTTTACGCATCGAAAAAGAAAATTGTG gttaTCAGATGGAAATATCAAGAattaaaatgattgaaaatgaaaattccaGTCTTAAACAAGCAATAGATAAATCGAATCGCg ttcgtAAGGAATTAGAAGTCGCACTAGAATCATGCCATGAAgttgtttataaatatcaaacagACGTGGAAGTCGCCAGGTATAAAGTTAATGAAGCGCTCGAAATGATGGAAAAAACttactcagaaaaagataaacTTGTgatggatttaaaaaaatcgaatg aaaaaatagtaaaattggaaaatgagctaacaaatttaatacaagaagCAGGTACAAAAGTCAATTTGGAAGTGGAGAAGGTGAAAACCCTGTACAAAGACAAATTACGCGAGGCTAATGTTGAAATCGAGTTTCTACGCACA GAAAAGCagataatgtttaataaaaccCAACAAATATCAAAAGAGTATGAAGctataaataagaaatacacATCTATCAATCAGAAGTGTGTGAATGAACCAGAAGTATATGCAAAAAAAGTGGCAATGCTTGCCCAACAAATCAAAGAGTACGAAGTCACATTCAACAATTTAATAGCAGATGTCGAAGtcctaaaaaaaacaaataggcAACTTCAAGAGAG ttatgcgagaaaaaaaactaaatatgtaATGGAAATAGCATTTTTAAAGGATACAACTAAATCACTGGAAAACCATTTAAACATAGCTATACATGAAATATCTGAAAACAATGGGATCATTTTGGAATTATCAGATAGAATAAAAACATTGGAATTGGAAATTAGTAAATT ACAACGGCCAGAAGAAAATGTTGATCaaaaagaaattcaaattaacGAACTTACAAGACACGTAGAAGCACAAAAACAAATGGTGGAGAT gtGGAGAATAGAGATGCACAATATGATTGAAGGATTTAAACACAAAATCAACGAACTCAAACATCACTGCAGTAAACTTTATaagaaaaatggaaaattgaaacgaataattgataattcaaaacataaatattcgatttccaaaaaaaaacgaatgaaCAAAACCAGGAAGAATAAAAG ATCAAATATTCCGTCAATGTCAACGTCAACGTCAACATAG
- the LOC132945808 gene encoding uncharacterized protein LOC132945808, whose translation MKICRLLVLTVFITLICNLKGQKPTRKIQPKFNRFFGNISRECLKEHRVTPERILGVYTLNINDRDAKCYVACMLLRFNVTTRNGSYNDKALEQLMARPNSNNEIQTSMKAAIAICEKQVDRDPCEKAVKFTKCIYAHKDEFIVKKKEDSSTPTADRRRPFSAQEKRPVRRSTIL comes from the exons atgaagatttGTCGCTTACTCGTACTAACTGTCTTCATTacgttaatatgtaatttaaag ggtCAAAAGCCGACAAGAAAAATTCAACCAAAATTCAATAggttttttggaaatatttcacGTGAGTGTTTGAAAGAACATCGCGTCACTCCAG aaAGAATATTGGGcgtttatactttaaatattaatgaccGAGATGCAAAATGTTATGTTGCTTGCATGTTGTTGCGATTTAATGtg ACCACTAGAAATGGAAGTTACAATGATAAGGCATTGGAACAATTGATGGCGAGACCAAATTCTAATAATGAAATTCAAACTAGTATGAAAGCAGCAATAGCAATATGCGAAAAGCAAg ttgACAGAGATCCTTGCGAAAAAGCGGTTAAgttcacaaaatgtatttatgcacACAAAGATGAA TTTATAGTTAAAAAGAAAGAAGACAGCTCTACGCCAACTGCTGATCGTCGACGGCCCTTTTCTGCTCAGGAAAAACGTCCTGTACGCCGCTCAACCATATTATGA